Proteins found in one uncultured Desulfuromonas sp. genomic segment:
- a CDS encoding RDD family protein, with product MTIECPHCQFSKEIADDKLPPLPAKVTCPQCSEQFTLEAQDFDIEEEPLLTAEPVTPPPMPTPPIPSPSQATAAPLTDAAPAGFWVRVLAIIIDSVLLQVLFYAMMLGIGMVVNNVDFESDPMMIISAVGMSWTLSFAYYVFFTGYCGQTPGKMALRVKVIHNDGGPVGYGQAFVREVIGKFLSSLILCIGYLMVAFRSDKRGLHDLVASTRVVKL from the coding sequence ATGACTATTGAATGCCCGCACTGTCAGTTCAGTAAAGAGATTGCCGACGACAAACTGCCGCCACTTCCGGCCAAGGTGACCTGTCCGCAATGTTCTGAACAATTCACCCTCGAAGCGCAGGACTTCGACATCGAGGAAGAACCACTGCTGACAGCAGAACCGGTCACGCCGCCTCCCATGCCGACGCCGCCGATCCCTTCGCCCTCTCAGGCAACGGCGGCTCCGTTGACTGACGCGGCTCCCGCCGGTTTTTGGGTGCGTGTTCTCGCTATTATCATTGATTCCGTCCTGTTGCAAGTCCTGTTTTATGCCATGATGCTCGGCATCGGCATGGTGGTCAACAATGTTGATTTCGAGTCGGACCCAATGATGATCATTTCTGCGGTGGGCATGAGTTGGACACTCTCATTCGCCTACTACGTTTTCTTCACCGGATACTGTGGCCAGACGCCTGGTAAAATGGCCTTGCGCGTCAAGGTGATTCATAATGACGGCGGTCCGGTGGGCTATGGACAGGCGTTTGTTCGCGAAGTCATCGGTAAATTTTTATCCAGTCTGATTTTATGTATCGGCTATTTGATGGTTGCCTTCCGTTCCGATAAACGCGGGCTGCACGATCTTGTTGCCAGTACTCGGGTTGTTAAACTGTAA
- the argF gene encoding ornithine carbamoyltransferase, with product MTNHFLCLTDWTAAELDAIFALTKELKDKQKQGIAHPLLAGKTLGMIFEKSSTRTRISFEVGMYQLGGHALFLSSSNTQLGRGEPIKDTARVMSRYVDGIMIRTFSQEGIEELARYADVPVINALTDSYHPCQVMADLFTVLEHKGSYKDQVYCWIGDGNNMAHSWINAAAVLGFELRVATPKGYEPDASVIERAKQLGAKITYTNDPLQAAWGADVLNTDVWASMGQEQEQLQREKDFVGFQINAEVIDAADGDCLVLHCLPAHRGEEITDDVIEGRHSVVFDEAENRLHVQKAIMATLMSKE from the coding sequence GTGACTAACCATTTTCTCTGTCTGACCGACTGGACGGCTGCAGAGCTTGATGCCATTTTTGCTCTGACCAAAGAGCTCAAGGACAAACAGAAGCAAGGCATTGCCCATCCACTGCTGGCCGGAAAAACCCTGGGAATGATTTTTGAGAAGAGTTCCACCCGCACCCGCATCTCCTTTGAGGTGGGCATGTACCAATTGGGTGGCCACGCATTGTTTTTGTCATCAAGCAACACCCAGCTTGGCCGCGGAGAACCGATCAAAGACACGGCTCGGGTGATGTCACGCTACGTTGACGGCATCATGATCCGCACCTTCTCTCAGGAGGGGATCGAGGAACTGGCCCGTTATGCCGATGTGCCGGTGATCAATGCCCTGACCGACAGTTATCACCCCTGCCAGGTGATGGCCGACCTGTTTACGGTTCTGGAGCACAAAGGCAGCTACAAAGATCAGGTCTACTGCTGGATCGGTGACGGCAACAATATGGCCCATTCGTGGATCAATGCCGCGGCAGTGCTCGGATTCGAGCTGCGCGTGGCCACGCCGAAAGGCTATGAGCCGGATGCCTCGGTGATTGAACGGGCAAAACAGCTCGGTGCCAAGATCACCTACACCAATGATCCGTTGCAAGCCGCCTGGGGTGCCGATGTGCTGAATACCGATGTATGGGCGAGCATGGGCCAGGAACAGGAACAGTTGCAGCGCGAAAAAGATTTTGTCGGTTTTCAGATCAATGCCGAAGTGATTGATGCCGCCGATGGAGACTGCCTGGTCCTCCATTGCCTGCCGGCGCATCGCGGCGAAGAGATTACCGACGACGTTATCGAAGGTCGCCATTCGGTGGTCTTTGATGAAGCGGAAAACCGCCTTCACGTCCAGAAAGCGATCATGGCCACCCTGATGAGCAAGGAGTAA
- the argB gene encoding acetylglutamate kinase codes for MQEIINKAKVLVEALPYIQRFNNKTIVIKYGGNAMVEEHLKESFANDIILLKLIGLNPVIVHGGGPQIGKVLKEMGRETDFVQGMRVTDHETMNVVEMVLGGKVNKEIVGNINHFGGKAVGLSGKDGNLITARKLEMKRINPDTLTPEIIDVGMVGEVASINPAVLTALEESSFIPVIAPVGVGVNGETYNINADLVAGRVAGALHAEKLILLTDIEGVKNKQGELISTIDIDEVPGLINDGTIGGGMIPKVNCCVDAVMEGVKKAHIIDGRMEHACLLEIFTDQGIGTAVARFKR; via the coding sequence ATGCAGGAAATTATCAATAAAGCCAAAGTGCTGGTCGAGGCATTGCCGTATATCCAGCGCTTCAACAATAAAACCATTGTCATCAAGTACGGCGGCAATGCCATGGTCGAAGAGCACCTTAAAGAGAGCTTTGCCAACGACATCATCCTGCTCAAACTGATCGGCCTTAATCCGGTCATCGTCCACGGTGGTGGACCACAAATCGGCAAAGTGCTTAAGGAAATGGGCCGTGAAACGGACTTTGTCCAGGGCATGCGCGTCACTGACCACGAAACCATGAATGTTGTCGAAATGGTGCTCGGCGGCAAGGTAAACAAAGAGATTGTCGGCAACATCAATCACTTCGGCGGCAAAGCCGTCGGTCTATCCGGCAAAGATGGCAACCTGATCACCGCTCGCAAGCTGGAGATGAAACGCATCAATCCAGACACTCTGACTCCGGAAATCATCGATGTCGGCATGGTCGGCGAAGTGGCGTCCATCAATCCGGCGGTCCTCACCGCCCTTGAGGAGAGCAGCTTTATCCCGGTCATTGCTCCGGTGGGTGTTGGTGTCAACGGTGAAACCTATAATATCAACGCCGATCTGGTTGCCGGTCGAGTGGCTGGGGCCCTGCATGCCGAGAAGCTGATTCTGCTTACCGACATTGAAGGGGTCAAAAACAAACAGGGCGAGCTGATTTCAACCATTGACATTGATGAAGTTCCCGGCTTAATAAACGATGGCACCATTGGCGGTGGCATGATTCCCAAAGTCAATTGCTGTGTCGACGCGGTGATGGAAGGGGTGAAAAAAGCCCACATTATCGATGGCCGCATGGAACATGCCTGTCTGCTGGAAATCTTTACCGACCAAGGGATCGGCACCGCTGTAGCGAGGTTTAAACGATGA
- a CDS encoding acetylornithine transaminase, producing the protein MSTSQDWITRGDQHITTTYGRYPLVAVKGEGCWLWDADGNKYLDFLAGVAVNNLGHCHPKVVEALQRQAATLIHCSNYYHIPSQIELAEILSEHSFGDRVFFCNSGAEANEAAMKLVRKYSAEKHGENRFEVITALASFHGRTIGTISATGQDAVRKGFTPVVPGFKYVPFGDIDAMRSAISPNTCAVMLEPVQGEGGVNVPPEGYLKAVRQLCDEQDLLLVFDEVQVGCGRTGTLFAYQHDEIAPDIMTLAKALAGGPPIGAMVAKEEVAATFGPGTHGSTFGGNPLMTSTAVAAMRCLLDDGVLDNCVAMGNYLHKQLETLSSRFSFAGAVRGRGLILGLQLEIPGADIVKQAMAKGLLINCTAGSVLRFVPPLIVSREEIDQAMTILTEVLSEVEKNG; encoded by the coding sequence ATGAGCACATCACAAGATTGGATCACCCGCGGTGATCAGCATATTACAACCACGTACGGCCGCTACCCACTGGTTGCGGTGAAAGGCGAAGGCTGCTGGCTGTGGGATGCCGACGGCAACAAATATCTCGATTTTCTCGCCGGTGTCGCGGTCAACAACCTGGGCCATTGTCACCCCAAAGTGGTTGAGGCCCTGCAGCGGCAGGCGGCAACGTTGATCCACTGCTCGAATTACTACCATATTCCAAGCCAGATTGAGCTGGCGGAGATTCTCTCCGAGCACTCTTTCGGCGACCGGGTGTTCTTCTGCAACTCCGGGGCTGAAGCCAACGAAGCGGCCATGAAACTGGTGCGTAAGTACAGCGCTGAAAAGCACGGTGAAAACCGCTTTGAAGTGATCACCGCGCTGGCCTCGTTCCACGGCCGCACCATCGGCACCATCAGTGCCACCGGCCAGGACGCCGTACGCAAAGGGTTCACTCCGGTGGTTCCCGGTTTCAAATATGTGCCGTTCGGCGATATCGACGCCATGCGTAGCGCCATCAGCCCCAATACCTGTGCGGTCATGCTGGAACCGGTTCAGGGTGAAGGCGGCGTCAATGTCCCACCTGAAGGCTACCTCAAGGCGGTGCGTCAACTGTGCGATGAGCAGGATCTGCTGCTGGTCTTTGACGAGGTTCAGGTCGGCTGCGGTCGTACCGGAACCCTGTTCGCCTATCAACACGACGAGATCGCTCCGGACATTATGACTCTGGCCAAAGCTCTGGCCGGCGGTCCGCCCATCGGTGCCATGGTCGCCAAAGAGGAAGTCGCGGCAACCTTTGGACCCGGCACCCACGGCTCCACGTTTGGCGGCAACCCGCTGATGACCAGCACTGCCGTCGCCGCTATGCGCTGTTTGCTTGATGACGGCGTGCTCGACAATTGCGTGGCCATGGGCAATTATCTGCACAAACAGCTCGAAACATTGAGCAGCCGCTTTTCCTTCGCCGGAGCTGTTCGTGGTCGTGGGCTGATTCTCGGTCTGCAACTGGAGATTCCCGGTGCGGACATTGTCAAACAAGCCATGGCCAAAGGGCTGTTGATCAACTGCACCGCCGGCAGCGTGTTACGTTTCGTGCCGCCATTGATCGTCAGCCGCGAAGAGATCGACCAGGCCATGACCATCCTTACCGAGGTATTGAGCGAGGTGGAGAAAAACGGATAA
- a CDS encoding argininosuccinate synthase, with translation MQKKGTIKKAVLAYSGGLDTSIILKWLVEEYGCEVIAFAADLGQGEELDFIPEKAKKTGASKCFIEDLREEFVRDFVFPMFRANAIYEGRYFLGTSIARPLIAKKQMEIALAEGADAVSHGATGKGNDQVRFELGYYHFDPSIHVIAPWREWDLNSRSALEAYAKKHGIPVPTSKKFPWSSDRNLLHISFEGDILENPWAEAPEEMYVLTTRPEDAPDQPEFVEIEFKNGDPVAINGEQLSPANLLAKLNELGGKHGIGRVDLMENRYVGMKSRGVYETPGGTILEEAHRGVESITMDREVMHLRDSLIPRYAEMVYNGYWFAPEREALQTLIDDTQKTVNGMARVKLYKGHCRVVGRKSDTDSLFNVEFATFEADEVYNQADAEGFIKLNALRLRIRSMMNKKA, from the coding sequence ATGCAAAAAAAAGGCACTATCAAAAAAGCGGTCCTCGCCTACTCCGGAGGCCTGGACACCTCAATCATCCTCAAATGGCTGGTCGAAGAATATGGTTGTGAAGTGATTGCTTTCGCGGCTGACCTCGGTCAGGGCGAAGAACTCGATTTCATCCCTGAGAAAGCCAAGAAAACTGGCGCCAGCAAATGCTTTATCGAAGATTTGCGCGAAGAGTTTGTCCGCGACTTTGTATTCCCGATGTTCCGCGCCAATGCCATTTACGAAGGCCGTTACTTCCTCGGCACATCCATTGCCCGTCCGCTGATCGCCAAGAAGCAAATGGAGATCGCCCTGGCAGAAGGCGCTGACGCCGTCTCCCACGGTGCCACCGGCAAAGGCAACGATCAGGTCCGTTTTGAGCTGGGCTACTACCACTTTGACCCGAGTATCCATGTCATCGCACCGTGGCGCGAATGGGACCTCAATAGCCGCAGTGCTCTGGAGGCCTACGCCAAGAAGCACGGCATTCCGGTACCGACCAGCAAGAAATTCCCCTGGAGCAGCGACCGCAACCTGCTGCACATCTCTTTTGAGGGTGACATTCTTGAAAACCCTTGGGCCGAAGCACCCGAAGAGATGTATGTGTTGACCACCCGTCCTGAGGATGCCCCGGACCAACCGGAATTCGTTGAGATCGAGTTCAAAAACGGTGACCCGGTTGCCATCAACGGCGAGCAGCTGTCCCCGGCCAACCTGCTGGCCAAGCTCAACGAACTGGGTGGCAAGCACGGCATCGGCCGTGTCGACCTGATGGAAAACCGTTACGTCGGCATGAAGAGCCGCGGCGTCTATGAAACACCGGGCGGCACCATTCTCGAAGAAGCTCATCGCGGTGTCGAGTCCATCACCATGGACCGCGAAGTGATGCATCTGCGTGATTCGTTGATCCCGCGCTATGCGGAAATGGTCTACAACGGTTACTGGTTCGCTCCGGAGCGTGAAGCCCTGCAAACGCTGATCGATGACACCCAGAAAACCGTTAACGGTATGGCGCGCGTCAAACTGTACAAAGGGCACTGCCGCGTGGTTGGCCGCAAGTCCGACACCGACAGCCTGTTCAACGTTGAATTCGCCACCTTTGA